Proteins found in one Streptomyces sp. NBC_00461 genomic segment:
- a CDS encoding GDSL-type esterase/lipase family protein, whose amino-acid sequence MTTTWIAAHRAAVINPHENFHLFEPRSFTDQTIRQTLRLAGGGEALRVRLSNRYGKEPLELGGAHLAVRTRGSRIDPTSDTPLRFSGAETVTLPVGEEIVSDPVELPVSAGEELTISLYLPGDTGLTTYTAVPYDIGHAVSGNHLSAELLDESDELPLGHFLTGVDVLAPETTRIAVAFGDSWIEGAATTPGTDNSFPAQLSRRLDHGWIVNQGISGNRLLTDEIGDHLLSRIDHDVLDVPGVSHVLVHVGLNDLGLPGAIADPEPGQLPTTDDLITGLTTLADRLHSAGLTVIGSTIGPYAGTIYPGYDTEEGQTVRHQVNTWLLGDDHPFDAVADIATAVADPGQPTRIRDEFNSGDGLHVNDAGAKAIADAIDATLLNL is encoded by the coding sequence ATGACCACCACCTGGATCGCAGCCCACCGCGCCGCCGTCATCAACCCCCACGAGAACTTCCACCTCTTCGAACCCCGCTCCTTCACCGACCAGACCATCAGGCAGACCCTGCGCCTGGCCGGAGGAGGTGAAGCGCTCAGAGTGCGGCTCAGCAACCGCTACGGCAAGGAACCCCTGGAACTCGGCGGCGCCCACCTCGCCGTACGCACCAGAGGCAGCCGCATCGACCCCACCAGCGACACACCCCTGCGCTTCTCGGGCGCCGAAACCGTCACCCTGCCCGTCGGCGAGGAAATCGTCAGCGACCCGGTCGAACTACCCGTGAGCGCAGGGGAAGAACTCACCATCAGCCTCTACCTGCCGGGCGACACAGGCCTCACCACCTACACAGCGGTCCCCTACGACATCGGACACGCCGTCAGCGGCAACCACCTCTCCGCCGAACTCCTCGACGAATCAGACGAGTTGCCCCTCGGCCACTTCCTCACAGGCGTCGACGTCCTCGCCCCCGAAACCACCCGCATCGCCGTAGCCTTCGGCGACTCCTGGATCGAAGGCGCGGCCACCACCCCCGGCACCGACAACAGCTTCCCCGCCCAGCTCAGCCGCCGCCTCGACCACGGCTGGATCGTCAACCAGGGCATCTCCGGCAACCGCCTGCTCACCGACGAGATCGGCGACCACCTGCTGTCCCGCATCGACCACGACGTCCTCGACGTACCCGGCGTCAGCCACGTCCTCGTCCACGTCGGCCTCAACGACCTCGGCCTGCCCGGCGCCATCGCGGACCCCGAACCCGGCCAACTCCCCACCACCGACGACCTGATCACCGGCCTCACCACCCTGGCCGACCGCCTGCACTCCGCCGGCCTCACCGTCATCGGCAGCACCATCGGCCCCTACGCCGGCACCATCTACCCCGGCTACGACACCGAGGAGGGCCAGACCGTACGCCACCAGGTCAACACCTGGCTCCTCGGCGACGACCACCCCTTCGACGCTGTCGCCGACATCGCCACCGCCGTCGCGGACCCCGGCCAACCCACCAGAATCCGCGACGAGTTCAACAGCGGCGACGGACTCCACGTCAACGACGCCGGCGCGAAAGCCATCGCCGACGCCATCGACGCAACCCTGCTGAACCTCTAG
- a CDS encoding lysine N(6)-hydroxylase/L-ornithine N(5)-oxygenase family protein, with product MSTTPHAQPQPHPPHHEPDAPRDLVGIGIGPFNLSLAALAHPLTELDTAFYEQRPSFDWHSGLLIDGARIQVPFLADLVTLADPASPWTFLNHLKARDRLFPFYFAERFHIQRAEYDAYCRWVADSLPGLHFGHQVDAVRWNPERDLFEVDFTQLDTDGEAEALGRTYTRNIVLGIGTEPYVPEPLKPLVEAPAVPVVHAADYLTHRDTLLAADHVTVIGSGQSGAEIFLDLLRARPAGREKLHWLGRTEAFAPMEYSKLGLEHFTPDYTRYFRALPERVRDRLVTSQWQLHKGIDTDTITAIHDELYDRTLHGGWPDVVLTPGVQVRTAGRLATTKVELHLEHLQQDTRSRLTTDAVILATGYRERPLDRILAGLDPYLRRDSRQRPRIDQHFRLALDPSISGSDCHIYVQNAERHTHGVGTPDLGLAAWRSATILNSLTGKETYPLPTRTAFTTFGLDQQPQPRIPHARHAQVLTPLVDGTQEHRR from the coding sequence ATGAGCACCACCCCCCACGCCCAGCCCCAGCCCCACCCCCCACACCACGAGCCCGACGCACCCCGCGACCTGGTCGGCATCGGCATCGGCCCCTTCAACCTCTCGCTCGCCGCCCTCGCCCACCCCCTCACCGAACTCGACACCGCCTTCTACGAACAGCGACCCTCCTTCGACTGGCACTCCGGCCTCCTCATCGACGGAGCCCGCATCCAAGTCCCCTTCCTCGCCGACCTGGTGACACTCGCCGACCCCGCCAGCCCCTGGACCTTCCTCAACCACCTCAAGGCCCGCGACCGCCTCTTCCCCTTCTACTTCGCCGAGCGCTTCCACATCCAGCGCGCCGAATACGACGCCTACTGCCGCTGGGTAGCCGACAGCCTCCCCGGACTCCACTTCGGCCACCAGGTCGACGCCGTCCGCTGGAACCCCGAACGCGACCTCTTCGAAGTCGACTTCACCCAGCTCGACACCGACGGAGAAGCCGAAGCGCTCGGCCGTACCTACACCAGGAACATCGTCCTCGGCATCGGCACCGAGCCCTACGTCCCCGAACCCCTCAAACCGCTCGTCGAAGCACCTGCCGTCCCCGTCGTCCACGCGGCCGACTACCTCACCCACCGCGACACCCTCCTCGCCGCCGACCACGTCACCGTCATCGGCTCGGGACAGTCAGGCGCCGAGATCTTCCTCGACCTGCTCCGCGCCCGCCCCGCAGGCCGCGAAAAGCTCCACTGGCTCGGCCGCACCGAGGCCTTCGCCCCCATGGAGTACTCCAAGCTCGGCCTCGAACACTTCACCCCCGACTACACCCGCTACTTCCGGGCCCTCCCCGAACGCGTCCGCGACCGCCTCGTCACCAGCCAGTGGCAGCTCCACAAGGGCATCGACACCGACACCATCACCGCCATCCACGACGAGCTCTACGACCGCACCCTGCACGGCGGCTGGCCCGACGTCGTCCTCACCCCCGGCGTCCAAGTCCGCACCGCGGGCCGCCTCGCCACCACCAAGGTCGAACTCCACCTGGAACACCTGCAACAGGACACCCGCTCCCGGCTCACCACCGACGCCGTCATCCTCGCCACCGGCTACCGCGAACGCCCCCTCGACCGCATCCTCGCCGGCCTCGACCCCTACCTGCGCCGCGACAGCCGCCAACGCCCCCGCATCGACCAACACTTCCGCCTCGCCCTCGACCCCTCCATCAGCGGCTCCGACTGCCACATCTACGTGCAGAACGCCGAACGCCACACCCACGGCGTCGGCACCCCCGACCTCGGCCTCGCCGCCTGGCGCAGCGCCACCATCCTCAACTCCCTCACCGGCAAAGAGACTTACCCCCTCCCCACCCGAACCGCCTTCACCACCTTCGGACTCGACCAACAGCCTCAGCCACGCATCCCGCACGCACGACACGCCCAAGTACTCACACCACTCGTCGACGGAACGCAGGAACACCGAAGGTGA